One genomic segment of Streptomyces sp. TLI_146 includes these proteins:
- a CDS encoding FAD-binding oxidoreductase, which yields MTTSALAELRSQMRGRVLLTGDDDFDQARQPWNLSVQQPVSAVVEAADADDVSAVVRYAAAAGLVVAPQPGGRGASGDVEGVILLRTGKLDELHVDAAARSARVGAGVLGGQVQAVAGPLGLTGLPGSSPLVSVVGYTLGGGLSWFGRKYGWAADSVTAFEVVTADGTQTRVTADSDAELFWALRGGGGDYALVTAIEYDLHPAPALFGGRVVWHGSQAPRVLEAFREITSNAPDELTAWINLLQIPNGPSLVTVDSTFLGEEAEGRALLGALDAIEGANTDTRAVLPVAELGEITGEPTEPGPSATRAELLTDLDDKVAAALLAEPVDPLFGVHIRHLGGAFAAPTENPQGPLTEPYTLSMFGLPFTPERGAEIAARQEALVQSVAPYISGRKPYTYLSPGDTAAAAFKPEALARLQQVKRDRDPRGVFRSNFPVLG from the coding sequence ATGACCACGAGCGCTCTCGCCGAACTGCGTTCCCAGATGCGCGGACGTGTCCTGCTGACCGGCGACGACGACTTCGACCAGGCACGACAGCCGTGGAACCTCTCGGTCCAGCAGCCCGTATCGGCGGTCGTCGAGGCCGCCGACGCCGACGACGTCTCGGCCGTGGTGCGCTACGCGGCGGCCGCCGGACTCGTCGTCGCGCCCCAGCCCGGCGGCCGGGGCGCCAGCGGTGACGTGGAGGGAGTGATCCTGCTCCGCACCGGCAAGCTCGACGAGCTGCACGTCGACGCCGCCGCCCGCAGCGCGCGCGTCGGCGCGGGCGTCCTGGGCGGCCAGGTCCAGGCCGTGGCCGGGCCGCTCGGTCTGACCGGGCTGCCGGGCAGCTCCCCGCTGGTCAGCGTGGTCGGCTACACGCTCGGCGGCGGGCTCAGCTGGTTCGGGCGCAAGTACGGCTGGGCCGCCGACAGCGTCACCGCCTTCGAGGTGGTCACCGCCGACGGCACCCAGACCCGGGTGACCGCCGACTCCGACGCCGAGCTCTTCTGGGCGCTGCGCGGCGGCGGCGGCGACTACGCCCTGGTCACGGCCATCGAGTACGACCTGCACCCCGCGCCCGCCCTGTTCGGCGGCCGGGTGGTCTGGCACGGCAGCCAGGCGCCCCGCGTCCTGGAGGCCTTCCGCGAGATCACCTCCAACGCCCCGGACGAGCTGACCGCGTGGATCAACCTCCTCCAGATCCCCAACGGCCCCTCGCTGGTCACCGTCGACAGCACCTTCCTCGGCGAGGAGGCCGAGGGCCGGGCGCTGCTCGGTGCGCTCGACGCGATCGAGGGCGCGAACACCGACACCCGGGCCGTGCTGCCGGTGGCCGAGCTGGGCGAGATCACCGGCGAGCCGACCGAGCCGGGGCCCAGCGCGACCCGCGCCGAACTGCTCACCGACCTGGACGACAAGGTCGCGGCCGCGCTGCTCGCGGAGCCGGTCGACCCGCTCTTCGGTGTGCACATCCGGCACCTGGGCGGCGCCTTCGCCGCGCCGACGGAGAACCCGCAGGGCCCGCTGACCGAGCCGTACACGCTGTCCATGTTCGGGCTGCCGTTCACGCCGGAGCGCGGCGCCGAGATCGCCGCCCGCCAGGAGGCGCTGGTCCAGTCGGTCGCCCCGTACATCAGCGGCCGCAAGCCCTACACGTACCTCTCCCCCGGCGA
- a CDS encoding sodium:solute symporter family protein: MQSLAEGLRLPTNGLDYTILAIYFVVVLGIGFAARASVRTSLDFFLSGRSLPAWVTGLAFVAANLGATEILGMAATGAQYGVAVVHWYWIGAIPAMVFLGLVMMPFYYRSKVRSVPEFLLQRFDASAHLLSSALFAFAAILIAGVNLYALSIVVEALLGWPQWVAIVVAGLFVLAYITVGGLSSAIYNEVLQFFVILAALIPLVVLGLKRVGGWGALSDDLEAAHGHNYLTAWGGTGIGQSNPLGANWLTIILGLGFVLSFGYWTTNFAEVQRALSAKNLSAAQRTPLIAAFPKMFIVFLVMIPGLVAAALVPKIGTPGSDLTYNDAIPYLMQELLPNGVLGIAVTGLLAAFMAGMAANVSSFNTVFTYDIWSKYVKKGQPDAYYLRFGRVITAIGVLASIGTAFIASSFSNIMGYLQTLFSFFNVPMFVVFVIGMFWKRASMKSGVWGLLAGTTAAMVNYFWIYKQGVVSIPTDQGANFVSAIVGFAAGAIVMVVVTLFTAPKPEAELAGLVYGTVSPGLEEPPAEGDGAWYRRPALLGWGAVVLAALCYLPYSL; the protein is encoded by the coding sequence ATGCAATCTCTGGCCGAAGGGCTCCGGCTCCCCACCAACGGGCTCGACTACACGATTCTGGCGATCTACTTCGTCGTCGTTCTGGGGATCGGCTTCGCCGCCCGCGCGAGCGTGAGGACCAGCCTCGACTTCTTCCTCTCCGGGCGGTCCCTGCCCGCCTGGGTGACCGGGCTCGCGTTCGTCGCGGCCAACCTGGGCGCGACCGAGATCCTCGGGATGGCCGCGACCGGCGCCCAGTACGGCGTCGCGGTCGTCCACTGGTACTGGATCGGCGCCATCCCGGCCATGGTCTTCCTCGGCCTGGTGATGATGCCGTTCTACTACCGCTCGAAGGTCCGCTCGGTGCCGGAGTTCCTGCTCCAGCGGTTCGACGCCTCCGCGCACCTGCTCAGCTCCGCGCTGTTCGCCTTCGCCGCGATCCTGATCGCGGGCGTCAACCTCTACGCCCTGTCGATCGTGGTGGAGGCGCTGCTCGGCTGGCCGCAGTGGGTGGCCATCGTCGTCGCCGGGCTCTTCGTGCTCGCGTACATCACCGTCGGCGGGCTCTCCTCGGCCATCTACAACGAGGTGCTCCAGTTCTTCGTGATCCTCGCCGCGCTCATCCCGCTGGTCGTCCTCGGCCTCAAGCGGGTCGGCGGCTGGGGCGCGCTCAGCGACGACCTGGAGGCGGCGCACGGCCACAACTACCTCACCGCCTGGGGCGGCACCGGCATCGGGCAGAGCAACCCGCTCGGCGCCAACTGGCTGACGATCATCCTGGGTCTCGGGTTCGTGCTCTCCTTCGGCTACTGGACCACCAACTTCGCCGAGGTCCAGCGCGCCCTCTCGGCCAAGAACCTCAGCGCGGCCCAGCGCACCCCGCTGATCGCCGCCTTCCCGAAGATGTTCATCGTCTTCCTGGTGATGATCCCGGGACTGGTCGCCGCCGCCCTGGTGCCGAAGATCGGCACCCCGGGCTCCGACCTCACGTACAACGACGCCATCCCGTATCTGATGCAGGAGCTGCTGCCCAACGGCGTGCTCGGCATCGCCGTCACCGGGCTGCTCGCCGCCTTCATGGCGGGCATGGCGGCCAATGTGTCGTCGTTCAACACCGTCTTCACGTACGACATATGGTCCAAGTACGTGAAGAAGGGGCAGCCGGACGCGTACTACCTGCGCTTCGGGCGGGTCATCACGGCGATCGGTGTGCTCGCCTCCATCGGGACGGCGTTCATCGCCTCGTCCTTCTCCAACATCATGGGGTACCTCCAGACGCTGTTCTCCTTCTTCAACGTGCCGATGTTCGTGGTCTTCGTCATCGGGATGTTCTGGAAGCGGGCGTCCATGAAGTCCGGTGTCTGGGGGCTGCTCGCGGGCACCACGGCCGCGATGGTCAACTACTTCTGGATCTACAAGCAGGGCGTCGTCTCCATCCCCACCGACCAGGGCGCCAACTTCGTCTCCGCGATCGTCGGCTTCGCCGCGGGCGCGATCGTCATGGTCGTGGTGACGCTCTTCACCGCCCCCAAGCCCGAGGCCGAGCTCGCCGGTCTGGTGTACGGGACGGTCTCGCCCGGCCTTGAGGAGCCGCCCGCCGAGGGCGACGGCGCCTGGTACCGCAGGCCCGCCCTGCTCGGCTGGGGAGCGGTGGTCCTCGCCGCGCTCTGCTACCTGCCCTACTCGCTCTGA
- a CDS encoding NUDIX domain-containing protein, with translation MTAGIDTPDRRGRTGLDRHGRDLTGNPQVRITDVEVLSCDWYVLRKTTFDYRHSDGHWSREQRETYDRGDGATILLYSAERRTVLLTRQFRLPAYVNGHPDGMLLETAAGLLDGDSPEEAIRREAAEETGHTVGTPEPVFAVYMSPGSVTERLHFFAAPYGPATATAQGGGVAAEGEDIAVVELPFAKALDMVRGGEIADAKTVMLLQWATLDGPFRPGEDPRPAP, from the coding sequence ATGACGGCCGGCATCGACACCCCCGACCGCCGCGGCCGCACCGGCCTGGACCGGCACGGCCGCGATCTGACCGGCAACCCGCAGGTGCGGATCACCGACGTCGAGGTGCTCTCCTGCGACTGGTACGTCCTGCGCAAGACCACCTTCGACTACCGCCACAGCGACGGCCATTGGAGCCGCGAGCAGCGCGAGACGTACGACCGGGGCGACGGCGCGACGATCCTCCTCTACTCCGCCGAGCGCCGGACCGTCCTGCTGACACGCCAGTTCCGGCTGCCCGCGTACGTCAACGGGCACCCCGACGGCATGCTCCTGGAGACCGCCGCCGGACTGCTCGACGGCGACAGCCCCGAGGAGGCCATCCGGCGGGAGGCGGCCGAGGAGACGGGCCACACCGTCGGGACCCCCGAGCCGGTCTTCGCCGTCTACATGAGCCCCGGCTCGGTCACCGAACGGCTGCACTTCTTCGCCGCCCCCTACGGCCCGGCCACCGCCACCGCCCAGGGAGGCGGGGTGGCGGCCGAGGGCGAGGACATCGCCGTGGTGGAACTCCCCTTCGCCAAGGCCCTGGACATGGTCCGCGGCGGGGAGATCGCCGACGCCAAGACCGTCATGCTGCTCCAATGGGCAACCCTGGACGGCCCGTTCCGGCCTGGGGAGGACCCGCGTCCCGCACCGTGA